Proteins encoded by one window of Vampirovibrionales bacterium:
- a CDS encoding PAS domain-containing sensor histidine kinase, which translates to MTPAATLPDRYERILKKTLKDLQDVKFALDASAIVAISNVRGDIIYANPKFCEISKYPREELIGRNHRILKSGSHSDAFYADMWRTITAGRVWRGEIQNRAKDGALYWVDTTIVPLLKDNGKPYRYVSIRYEITSRKAMEAEIHQMNEALEQRVAQRTAELNRANRELRETIEKLQESERLRETFISALTHDLRTPLVAQQRAFEIMDTHKSQLPERLAGLFERLEKSNAGLLEMVGKLLEINQYEAGKIHLRMEPVNLAELAGESLNDVSLLAESKGITLINRLKKSLPDIPGDRHQLKRVFINLIGNAVDHVPPDSRVELRDVIHDHYVEIECRDNGPGIAPDVLPHLFDRFFVVHRTRKKIGSGLGLYICKMIMGLHNGKIRVESVVGKGTSFFLTLPRYPSQPKYPSPHAMRHKEPPAKGV; encoded by the coding sequence ATGACGCCCGCCGCTACTTTACCGGATCGTTATGAGCGCATCCTGAAAAAGACGCTCAAAGATTTACAGGACGTCAAGTTTGCGCTGGACGCCTCGGCCATTGTGGCGATTTCCAACGTGCGCGGCGATATTATTTACGCCAATCCCAAGTTTTGCGAGATTTCAAAATACCCGCGCGAAGAACTTATCGGGCGTAATCATCGCATTCTCAAGTCCGGCTCGCATTCGGATGCTTTCTACGCCGACATGTGGCGCACCATTACCGCCGGTCGCGTCTGGCGCGGCGAGATCCAGAATCGCGCAAAAGATGGCGCACTGTATTGGGTGGACACCACGATTGTGCCGCTGCTTAAAGACAACGGCAAGCCGTATCGTTACGTCTCCATTCGCTACGAAATTACCAGCCGTAAGGCGATGGAAGCGGAAATTCATCAAATGAACGAAGCGCTGGAGCAGCGCGTTGCGCAACGAACCGCCGAGTTAAACCGCGCCAATCGCGAGTTGCGCGAAACCATCGAAAAGCTTCAGGAGAGCGAGCGCCTGCGTGAGACGTTCATTTCTGCGCTGACGCACGATTTGCGCACGCCGCTGGTGGCCCAGCAACGGGCCTTTGAGATTATGGATACCCACAAGTCACAACTTCCCGAACGATTGGCGGGTTTGTTCGAACGCCTGGAAAAGAGCAATGCGGGCTTGCTCGAGATGGTCGGCAAGCTGCTGGAGATTAATCAGTACGAAGCCGGCAAGATTCACTTGCGGATGGAGCCTGTGAATCTCGCCGAGCTGGCGGGCGAAAGTCTCAACGATGTGTCGTTACTGGCCGAGAGCAAAGGCATTACGCTGATTAATCGCCTTAAAAAATCGCTGCCGGATATTCCCGGCGATCGGCATCAGCTTAAGCGCGTCTTTATCAATTTAATTGGCAATGCGGTGGATCACGTACCGCCGGACAGTCGCGTGGAGCTGCGCGACGTCATTCATGACCATTACGTCGAGATCGAGTGTCGTGACAACGGACCGGGTATTGCGCCCGACGTGCTGCCGCATCTGTTCGACCGCTTTTTTGTCGTGCATCGCACGCGTAAAAAAATCGGCTCAGGCCTGGGGCTTTACATCTGCAAGATGATCATGGGCCTGCATAATGGTAAGATCCGGGTGGAGAGCGTAGTGGGCAAAGGAACGTCTTTCTTCTTGACGCTGCCTCGCTACCCCTCGCAACCTAAATACCCATCGCCTCACGCCATGAGGCACAAGGAGCCGCCTGCTAAAGGCGTCTAG
- a CDS encoding ABC transporter permease yields the protein MPLFLVILKRLLAAIPTLLAVSILGFALMRFDFGVVEIPWIDGQRHVIALKNPIDPLASLKRNPALTIEDYERERRRLGLDQPLHIQYGLWLGRLLHFEPLALAQGRWLDFFKPDLGKNFNNEDVATLLAQRAGNTLLLNALVILLTWLIALPLGVFAALRWRSLADRALTLISAVGMAAPRFVVALLVGVWIVKTGWLPLGGITSDNFTRLGFWDKLGDLAAHLIAPVAVLTFGGIAGLQRQMRGNLLDVLQSEYVRLARAKGLPEGRVVYRHAVRTAINPMITMLGYEFSSLLSGALLVEMVLNYPGLGQLTYKAALETDANMVMASLILSAAMLALGNLLADILLKLADPRIEASV from the coding sequence ATGCCGCTTTTTTTGGTGATCTTGAAACGCCTGCTGGCAGCGATTCCCACCTTGCTGGCCGTCTCGATTCTGGGTTTCGCCTTAATGCGCTTTGACTTCGGCGTGGTTGAGATCCCATGGATCGACGGTCAGCGCCACGTCATCGCGCTGAAGAACCCTATTGATCCGCTCGCCTCGCTCAAACGCAACCCGGCGCTCACAATAGAAGATTACGAACGCGAGCGCCGCCGCCTGGGGCTGGACCAGCCCCTGCATATTCAGTACGGCCTCTGGTTGGGACGTCTGTTGCACTTCGAGCCGTTGGCGCTGGCGCAAGGCCGCTGGCTGGACTTCTTCAAGCCAGATCTAGGCAAGAATTTTAACAATGAAGATGTCGCTACGCTGCTGGCTCAGCGAGCAGGCAACACCCTGCTGCTTAATGCGCTGGTAATTCTCCTGACCTGGCTTATCGCATTGCCCTTGGGCGTATTTGCGGCCTTGCGCTGGCGCAGCCTCGCCGATCGCGCCCTGACGCTGATTTCAGCCGTTGGCATGGCGGCCCCGCGCTTTGTCGTCGCCCTGCTTGTGGGCGTGTGGATCGTCAAGACCGGCTGGCTGCCGTTGGGCGGCATTACCAGCGATAATTTCACGCGTCTGGGATTCTGGGACAAGCTGGGCGATCTGGCCGCGCACCTAATTGCGCCGGTCGCCGTTCTCACGTTTGGAGGCATTGCAGGCCTGCAACGGCAGATGCGCGGCAATCTGCTGGACGTACTGCAAAGCGAATACGTCCGCCTGGCCCGCGCCAAAGGCCTGCCGGAAGGGCGGGTCGTGTATCGTCACGCCGTGCGAACGGCCATCAACCCGATGATTACGATGCTGGGTTATGAATTCTCCTCGCTGCTAAGCGGCGCGTTGCTCGTCGAAATGGTGTTGAATTATCCCGGATTGGGCCAATTGACGTACAAAGCGGCGCTGGAAACCGACGCCAATATGGTGATGGCCTCTCTCATCCTGTCGGCGGCAATGCTGGCGCTGGGCAACCTGCTGGCGGATATTCTGCTCAAGCTGGCCGATCCACGCATTGAGGCCAGCGTATGA
- a CDS encoding ABC transporter permease, whose product MKFPKPAPPGRRLPAVFRDRAAFWALLVLIALYAAVAFADFIAPYGEQWSDRALANAPPTPVYCMDATGAITWPYVLRVERRFDAKSLEYRFAPVLGERYPIRLLPKSDSARLWGIIPIGHRLMGVDAPARLSLLGLDVNGRDNFSRLLYGGQISLTIGFISLLISIPIGLLYGGASGYFGGWLDMAMMRVAEVIMSIPSLYLLITLASIIPSGLSSTQRFTMVAACLAAIGWAGFSRIIRGMTLGLRKQEFVEAARAMGAGHGRIILRHILPQTASFVIVALTLAVPDSILMESGLSFLGLGIQQPDASWGNMLKDAQTISNVLYSPWMLAPALLIFIAVLAFNVLGDAVRDALDPRSQSRSR is encoded by the coding sequence ATGAAGTTTCCAAAACCCGCCCCCCCCGGCAGACGATTACCAGCAGTTTTTCGCGATCGCGCCGCATTTTGGGCCTTATTGGTATTAATTGCGCTTTACGCCGCCGTAGCATTCGCCGATTTTATCGCGCCCTATGGCGAGCAATGGAGCGATCGCGCGCTGGCCAATGCGCCGCCGACGCCCGTGTATTGCATGGACGCCACAGGCGCGATCACGTGGCCCTACGTCCTACGGGTGGAGCGTCGTTTTGACGCCAAGTCCCTGGAATACCGCTTTGCGCCGGTTCTGGGCGAACGTTATCCGATTCGACTGCTTCCCAAAAGCGATTCTGCGCGCTTGTGGGGGATCATCCCCATTGGACACCGGCTGATGGGCGTTGATGCGCCGGCCCGACTGTCGCTGTTAGGGCTCGACGTCAACGGACGCGATAACTTCTCGCGGCTGCTCTATGGCGGGCAAATCTCGCTGACCATCGGCTTTATCAGCCTGCTGATTTCGATTCCCATCGGCCTGTTATACGGCGGCGCGTCGGGTTATTTCGGCGGATGGCTCGATATGGCCATGATGCGCGTGGCCGAAGTGATTATGAGCATTCCCTCCCTTTATTTGCTGATTACGTTGGCTTCAATTATCCCGTCCGGCTTATCAAGCACGCAGCGTTTTACCATGGTGGCGGCCTGTCTGGCGGCCATTGGCTGGGCCGGATTCAGCCGCATTATTCGCGGGATGACGCTGGGCTTACGTAAACAGGAATTCGTCGAAGCCGCCCGCGCGATGGGCGCAGGCCACGGCCGGATTATTCTGCGCCATATCCTGCCGCAGACAGCCAGTTTTGTGATTGTAGCGCTCACGCTTGCCGTCCCGGACAGCATTCTGATGGAATCGGGCCTGAGTTTTCTGGGGCTGGGCATCCAGCAGCCCGACGCGAGTTGGGGCAATATGCTTAAAGACGCGCAAACCATCTCCAACGTGCTATACAGCCCCTGGATGCTGGCGCCCGCCCTGCTGATTTTTATCGCCGTGCTGGCCTTCAACGTGCTGGGCGACGCCGTACGCGACGCGCTCGATCCGCGCAGCCAATCGCGATCGCGTTAG
- a CDS encoding SDR family NAD(P)-dependent oxidoreductase, which produces MSSSSSPTSAPVALITGASSGIGRAIAHALAEDGFHLALNGRSPDKLSALTHALGARYPDASLRALVADVSRADEAQRLVRETLEAFGRLDVLVNNAGVACKIGLLQEVSAEDVHRLLDINLKGAIFMMQAALTHAMVAQQSGVILNINSIAGKTAFPYWAVYDASKFGLRAVTEAVADEQRRNGIRVCGIYPGAVDTPIWDALELDHAPDPNGMLCADTIADAVRYILRQPASAHISELTLAPLRPAL; this is translated from the coding sequence ATGTCTTCCTCCTCATCTCCTACCTCCGCTCCCGTTGCGCTGATTACCGGCGCAAGCAGCGGCATCGGGCGCGCCATCGCCCACGCGCTCGCCGAAGATGGCTTTCATCTGGCGCTAAACGGCCGTTCGCCCGATAAGCTTTCGGCGCTGACGCACGCCCTGGGAGCCCGTTATCCTGACGCGTCCTTGCGCGCCCTTGTCGCCGACGTGTCACGCGCCGACGAGGCCCAACGTCTGGTACGCGAAACCCTTGAGGCCTTCGGGCGGCTGGACGTGCTGGTCAACAATGCGGGCGTGGCCTGCAAAATCGGCCTGCTGCAAGAAGTGAGCGCCGAGGACGTGCATCGTCTGCTCGATATTAATTTGAAGGGCGCGATTTTCATGATGCAGGCGGCGCTGACTCATGCGATGGTCGCCCAGCAAAGCGGCGTGATTCTCAATATTAATTCTATCGCCGGGAAGACCGCCTTCCCGTATTGGGCCGTGTATGACGCGTCCAAGTTTGGCCTGCGGGCGGTCACCGAAGCCGTCGCCGACGAGCAGCGCCGCAACGGCATTCGCGTCTGCGGAATTTATCCCGGCGCGGTGGATACGCCCATCTGGGACGCACTGGAGCTGGATCATGCCCCGGACCCCAACGGCATGCTCTGCGCGGACACGATTGCCGACGCCGTGCGTTATATCCTTCGTCAACCCGCGTCGGCGCACATCAGCGAATTAACGCTGGCCCCCTTGCGCCCCGCCCTCTAA